Below is a window of Pyrobaculum aerophilum str. IM2 DNA.
ACACCGCCGCCGCGGGAGGTGCTCAGCCTATATAGAAGGGCAGGGGACATGGTGTACCTCCAGATATCCCCCGAGTCCCACGACGAGGATATTAGAAAACACTACGGGAGGCCCTACGACAACTCCAGCCTCTTGGAATTTATAAAAAATGCCGCAGAGCTCCGTTTTGAGCGGGTTGATCTCTACTTCATGGTGGGCCTGCCCATGCAAACCCCCGAAAATGTGAAGGGGCTTGGCGACTTCTTCCTAGAGCTGGCGAAGCGCGGCGGCGGAGCCCTCAACGCCTTTGTAGCTCCCCTCGCCCCCTTTGTAGATCCCGGGAGTCCTGCCTTCCACAACCCCTCGAAATACGGCTACGTTATACTAGCCAGGAGCTTTGAGGAGCACAGAAGGCTCCTTCTCGCCGAGAGGTGGTACATGATGCTGAACTACGAGACGACAACCATGACGAGGAGCCAAATTGCCGAGGCGACATACAACGCGGTGGAGAGCTTGGCCAGGGCTAAATACATTGCGGGGATTATAGACGACGAATACCTCGGCGCCGTCTTAGAAACTGTCAAAAACGCGAGAAGCGGCGCGCCGCCCGTGGGACTAAACTCTAAAGAAACAGTTAGAGAAGAGGAGTTGTATCCAAAAAAGTTCTGGATCTCGTACCTAACCCCCCGCTCTGTCGCCGAGATAATAAGGTATTCGCTAGGGAGGCTCGCATAGCGTGTTCTTTACTTTCAGCGTACTCTCTCCCCTATACTTAATAATAGCAGTGCTAATATATATTATTGAAAATAACATCATGTGTTCGTAATTGGGGCCAGGCCGCCTATAAGGGCGGAGCGCGTCGATTTAATCCCACTGGTCAGGAGGGGCCTTACCTATGTTGAGTCCAGCGACGCCGTGTGGCGAGTGTGCGAGCCGGCCGAGCGCTGGGAGCAACTCAGAGCTAAGCTTGTGGCCAAGGGGTATAGAGTATCTCAGTCTTATATTCCGCCGTCTGTGCGGCGGTACCTCCACGGGGAGAGAAAAGTGGAGCTGGGCGGAGGAGTGGCGGCTGTGTATGTAAAAGACGGCGTGTTTAAGTGGCGCCTGGGGGATGAATACGGCGTCGGCTGTCCGCCGGCTAAATACGTGGCGTACTGGGGGCAGAGGCCTAATTGTAATGGCGTAGTTATAGACTTGAAGAAGATTTATAAAAGGGGGTTCTGGTCGGCGGTCGCTGAGAGGTTCGGCGACCAGTGGCTCCTCAAGGCGCTGAGGGGGGAGCCAGACGACGTGTTAAACGCCCTCTACCTCCTCGCCGTGGAGGCCGCGCGCTTCCTTGAAGCTCTGGCCCTGGCGACCGGCGTGGGGGTGGACGCGGTGCTGGACGTGTTTGAGAACAACTCAGTGGCGGCGCTGGCCGAGGCCGTGTTTCACCGCGAGGCTGAGAGGAGGGGCTATGTAATTGAGGACTCTAGGCGCCACTTCGACATGCCTTATTTCGACATGGCGAGGGGCAGGGCGCCTGGGGTGTACAAACGCGTGGCCGAGCTGGACTTCAAATCGCTGTTCCCATCGCTAGTCGTGAAACACGGGGTGGACCCCACGACTGCAAGGCCCTGTTCCAACGGGCTTAGGGCAGGGGGCCTCGGCAGGTATTGTTTCGACGGGGGCCCTGTTGCCGACGTTATCCACAAGTGGCTAGACCAGAGGCTTAGCACGGGGGATAAGGCCGTTTCAGACGCACTTAAGTGGCTTATGAACGCGGGGATAGGAGCGTGGGGGAAGGCCGGCTGGGGGATGATATGCGAGCCGTGTTTACTGGCTGTGAGAACTGAGGCGGCCCGTCTGTTCGACGAGGCGTGGAGGCTGTTCTCTCCTATATACGGCGATACTGATTCTATATACGTTGAGGAGGACAAGGCAGGCGGCGTGTTGAGCTGGGGGGCCTCCCTCGGGGGGCTTAGGCTGGAGCTGAGGGGGGTTTGGGACGTTTTTATACTGGCGCCTGCCAGGCGCGGGGGCGTCGCCGAGAAGAACTACGTCAAGGCGGGTGGCGGCGGGCTTGAGGTGAAGGGAGGCCTTCTGAGACCTCACGACGTGCCTCTGGCAGTGCGGCTTAGATACGGCGACGTGATCCGTGTGGTGGCTGAGGGCGGGGATCCCGTCGAGGCGGCGGTGGGGATTTTGCAAAACGCGCCGCCGGAGCAATTGTTCATTTACAGAGCTGTGTGGAGGGAGAGGCTGGCGGAGATAAACAAGCCGTCTCTGTTCCACACAGCGGCGCGTTACGTCGCGGAGAGGTGTAGTTGCGATCCCGTTGACGTTTTCTACCTGCCGGGCGACGGCGTTGTTTACACGCCCTGGGTTGCCGTGGACAAAAGGCTTAGGGCCAGGCCCGCCGACGTCGAGGAAGTGAGACGCGCCGCGGCGGAGTACGTAAGGAGGCTTTGGAAGTTACGCGCCTTAAGGCTTATATGACTTCCCACGGTTTTGTAAACGCCGGGGATTTACTAAAAGTGGCAGAAATGGCGAGAGGGCACGGCGGCTGGGTTAGCTTTGAGCTCCTTTACAAAAAATGGGGGGATTACGCCTTTGCGATTTTAGAGGCGGCGCAGTTGCTAGGGGTTTTAAAATGGGCGAGGGAAGACGGCGCTGGCAAGACCCGCGTGGCGTACGCCCTGGGCAAGAGGGGGGCTGTTTTACTAAACCTCTTGGTAGATCCCTGCCCAATTGACGCATATATCCACAGGGGCGTGTTGAGGCTAGACACGCCTCTAGGCCCCCTCTCCGTCGCGCCGGAGCCCGGTTACATGCTCTCCGTTGCGTACAAACTGGCCGAGATCTGCGGCGGAGATCCCCGCTCCTTATATCTCAAGCTAAAGCTGGCTGTTTACAAGGCAGTTAAGAGGGCTAACGGCCTCGAGAAGTGGCTAGTGCCCCAGCTCCGACGCTAGTTTCAACACGGCGTCGGCAAGCCTCTTCATGTCGCTTTCCACAAACTCTAACGCGGGATATCTGCTGAACTCCACTTCTGTCAAGGCCATTGTACTGAAATTCGTTTATAGCCACGTTGGTCAAGTCGGCGAGTTTAACTCTTGCAACGTCTTATAACGCCTTGGCTACTGCCAGCATATAGCCTGTGGGCGTGAAGGCAATTATAAAAATCGGCTGGGCCAACCCTCTTGTCCTCTCTAGTCGCCTTAACTCCCTTAAAACTCTCGGCTATGACGTGGCCGTAATCCACGGCGATGGCCGCCAGCAAGGCTCTCCACGCCTGAAACGCCCTGCCGGCGGCGTTTCTGTAAAGCCCCTGTTCTAAAAACTTAAGCGCAAGCTCCGCCTCATACCTGGCCTCCAACAGCCTCCCCTCTTATAACCCGCCGGATCTCTCCAAGGCTTTAAAAGCTCTAACACCACAAGCCCCGTGCCTCTAAGTTTTGCAGAGAGACGTCTCGAAGATATCGCCTAAGTCGAGGAGCCATTTGGGCTTTTCCCCCAAGGCCCTCCGCGCCACTACGTAATAATTGCCCTCTCTGTACCCGCTCTTCTTTTTCAAAGTTCTCAACGCCCTCTCGGCGTCGTCTACAGTTAAGTCAGCCCACTTTATTTCAAACGCTGCGAATTCCCCGTCTCCGAGGCAGGCCAGGTCTATTTCCACATCTCCCTCCCAATATCTGCCGCAGATTCCCGCGGCCCTTACGAGCCCCCGCTCCGAGAGCCTTGGGAGGGCTCTGCGCACGATCTCCTCATAGGCTCCCTGCATGTACCTGTCTATATCTATATTAACAAAGCCGCCCAGCTCCACGAGCTCTCTGTTTCTGTACACTGCCCTTATCCAAAACCGTATATACAAGTCGGAAATTAAGTAAATCGGCCTTGCCCTCCCCCACAACGGCGCCTCCCTCCTGACTACCTCCAGCCGCTCTAAAACAGACAGATATTTGGCCAGAGTCTGCGCCGGTATGTGCGCCCTCTGGGCGATTTCGGAGTAAGTAGTTGCGCCCTCGTCAATTGCCCTAACGATATTTAAATAGACGTGGGGCTCCCGTACTTCAAAACGGAGTAGGTTCTCCGCCTCTTCATAAAGGGGGCCCCATTTGGAAAACAGCCTCTCGAGATTACGCTTCAGCGGCGCCTTGGGGTCGAAGAGCGAAAGGTAGTGGGGTATGCCGTTTGTCACTGCGTACGCCACGGCGAGATCCTCGGCGCAGTAGGGGAGCAAGTCTTTTACTACGTACGGGGGGAACGGCCCCAGCCTTAACTGCGCAGTCCTCCTGCCGAAGAGCTCCCCGCCGTAAGAAAGGCTCTTCTCTACTAAAGAGGCTGTGGAGGAGAGAAGTATTAAAAACAGCGGACTTCTCGCAGACACAACATCCCACAGCTGTTGTAAACTGGCCAGTACTCCCGGCTCCTCCTCAACCCAGTAGGTGAACTCGTCAACGGCGAGTACGAATTTGCCGGCCTCCGCCAGAGCCTCAGCCACCGAGTCCCAGTCAGCCTTCACATATTTACTCAACGCCTTTGATAGGGCCTCCGCCAGCCTCTCCAGCTCCACCTCAAGGGGCTGACGCAGGGCGTGAAAATAAACGCCCCTCTTCCCCTCTAGAAACCGCCTCACAAGCCAAGTCTTGCCCACCCTCCTCCTCCCGTATATAACCACGAGATGGGCGCGCTCTTCTCTGTACAACTCCTCTAGAAACCCCAGCTCTCTTTCCCTGTCAATAAACATAGAAGAAAAAAATCAGAAAGATAAAAATCTTCAAGAAAAAAATCTTGCATAATTCGATGAGCAAAAGGCTCTTACGGGCGCCAAAAGCCAATGCGGGAGAAAAGTTAAAAAGCCGTGAAGTTCTAATAACCAGGGCCCGTAGCTTAGCCAGGTAGAGCGCCCTGGGGCCCAGCCCCGCGCAAGGCTCATAACCGGGCGGTCCCGGGTTCAAATCCCGGCGGGCCCACTTTTTTCGTGAAATTGTACGCGTGAGAGTAGCCCGGCCTCACCAGCGCTTCTTAGCAGCGTTGTGGAAATTTATTTATCGTGCCAGTCTGTTAACATTGCCCCCCAAGTGGGATGAGGAAGAGAAGAAGGGGAAATGGACTCACAGCTTTGAGGCAACGTGGCGGGAGTTGCAGGACACCTCTCCCAAGTCTACTCCATATGTGACGTATGGCTTAATTGCCGCAAACGTCATTATGTTTATCGCCACTTGGGGGCTGTGTTTGATAATCCTTGGACTGTTGGGATTACGGCGTCGGAATTTGTGGAAAACCCGCTTAACCCCAAGGTAATTCTCTCCATGTTTGCCCACGCCGGGATATTTCATATATTGGGCAATATGCTTTTTCTGTATAAATACGGCGATAACGTCGAGGCGGCAATGGGGAGGCTGAGGTACCTCCTCTTTTACTTGGCTTATTGCTACGTGGCAGTGGCGGCGCAGATGTTGTTCGCCTCAGCTACGGGCTTGCCGAGACAAATGCTCGCTCCTATGGTAGGGGCGTCGGGGGCTATAAGCGGGGTATTAGGCGCATATATATACCTCTGGCCCGGATCATCCACTTACAGGTGTTTCTGTATCCGTTATGCGTGTTATTGTAGAAAAATGGCGGCTCGCTATGATATAGCAATATGGGCTGGCTTTCAATTCCTATTGCCGTTGCTAGAGCCTTCCGTCGCGGTGTTTGCCCACACGGGGGGTTTAATTGCTGGCGTTGCATTGGCGCCTTTATTTGCCAAGCGGGAAAACGTGGAAAGGCTGAGGGAGGACATAAGAGAGGGAAAGTTCCGGGGCCTCCAGCCTGAGGAGGACGAAGTAATAATAAAGGGCTGGGACGGCGTTGTCAAAGCCGTGCTTGCGGCGGTTGTGTTCGTAGTACTAATCATCGCAATTCTCGGCGTTAAGAGCCACACGTGACAAGTATACTCGGTGAAATTTAAGTCGAGTGGGTACGTGGAAGAGGCGGTTAAGCCAGGCCCGCCGCGACCCATGACTGTGGAGAAAGTTGTCGTTTACTCGGAGAGTTGCTACCCCATGACTCAACTGCCCACATGCACCTTTCAAAACGGCCAAGTGTACTGCTCCTCGATTATAATCCCGGGCTGCCCCGTTGTGGACAGGTATATTTTAGTCAGACACGGCCCCGCCACTAATGCGGGCGTGGTCGCCTCCATTGCCGCGTTAGCCGCCATATCGCTTCAACTCGCCCGGGCGGTAAGGACGCAGAGGGAGTGGGAAATCCTCTAGTGCCCGCGGCGCATCGCCTTGCCTAGCCTAGGCGTAAGGGCAACAGGAGGGGTAATGGAGCCATGCGTGAGGCGGGCGATCCCAGCACGCAAGTTGCAAGTCATTCTTAAATTTCGCAGTCGGGAATAGGCTATGCGCTACAGAGAGTCCATGGGGCTTAGGATCTCTGAAATAAGCTTCGGCGGTTGGGTCGTGGGGAGCGACTTGTACAAAGTCGACGACGACACGGCCAAGCGGTTAGTGAAAAGGGCAATAGACCTCGGGATTAATTTCTTCGACACGGCTGACGTATACGGAAGAGGGAGGAGCGAGAAGTTGCTGGGGGAGTGGCTGAAGGGACACGATGTGGTCATCTCAACAAAGGTGGGCTACGATTTTTATAACGGGCCGCGGCCCGAGAGGAGATTCGACCCAGAGTATTTAGAATTTGCCGTCGCCAAGTCTTCAGAGAGGCTTGGGGTTAAGCCCCGCCTCTTGATGTTACACAACCCCCCTCTCGGGGCTATAAAAACATCGGCGCGATACGTCCTGGCTAAAAGAGGCCAGTGGGCGGATTACATAGGCGTCGCCCTAGGCCCCGAGACAAACGTCCTAGCCGAGGGCATAGCAGCGCTTGAGGAGGGGTACGACGCGTTAATGTTTGTATTTAATCTGCTGGAACAGGAGCCGGGGCTGGAGTTAATTAGGCGAGGCGCTGGCAGAATACTCCTCGCCAGAGTTCCCCATGCAAGCGACGTGTTGACAGACCGCTTCCGGCCCGAGTTCCCGCCAGATGATCACCGCTCTTTGAGGAAAAGGGAGTGGTTGCTAAAGGCCAGGAGGCTCGTTGAGGCAGAAATTATCCCCTTGGCTAAAGAGCTCGGCCTAACGCTGGGGCAGTACGCGCTTAAATTCGTCCTCTCCTTTCCGATCACCAGTGTCGTCATCACGGCCACCTCTGTCGAAGAACTTGAGGAATACGCCGAGGCTTCAGACGGCCGCCCGCTACCCAGACACCACCTCCAAAAAATCGCAGAGTTCTGGTCGGCGAATAAGACTGAGCTAACCGCCTAACTCCCCTCCTTGGGCTTTAGCCCAAAGGCGGCTATTATGGCGAATATAAGCCCAATTACAATGATAATTAATCCGACCAGTATTACTGCGAGCAAGGCGCCAATCCACACAAAAGTCGCCGCCTTACCGAAGTCCCCCACGCCAGTGGCTTTATGTAGCGCTTCCAGCGCCCTCTTTTCAAAATAAGCGGATATAATGATTATCACCCATGTGAGAAACCACACCGCTACGAAGATGTATACCCAAGACCAGAAATCTCTGGGGAGGGCAAACGGGTTAAAAATAGCCGTATGCATTAACCAGCCGGCAAAAGCGACGACCAAGACAACCATCCCCACAAGCCCTGCAATAAAGGCGTAGAGGTAGTTATTGAAAATTTCCCTATTCCCGTAATAATCCGACAGCCCGTGCGCGCCTACTAACAACAACACCCAGCCGACTAGGGACACAACTCCTAAGTCTACAAAAACCGTAAATGTGCCGATCAGCTGGAGAATCAGCCCAACAGCGAACAGTATTTTTGAAGTCTCGAAGTCCATATTGAAAAGAAATACAGAATTTATTTATTTTACGAGATCTAAGGCGAATTTAGTAATCGCCCAGGGGTCCCACCTCCCCTGTGGGAGATACGCCTCGCCCCTCGGCATTTTCGCCGCCTCTACGGCATTTTTTGGGCCCAAGACGGCGCATATCGCCTCCCTCTGCCCCGCCGCAGATAACGACAAGGCATCTCTAATCTGGCTAGTCTTCGCCAAGAAGACAAGCGCGGAGATGTTCAAGTCCCTGGCCGGACCCCTCCAGTGAAGGGCGTAATAAAGCGCTTGCAGAAGCTCCCTCCAGTCTGCTACGGCTTCTCGCTTTATGCACACCGCCACGGCGCCCTCGGCCTCTATTTTGATTTTTTCAGGCGGCGACTCAAAGGCCACGGACTCAGAGCGGAAGCATAGCTCTCCGCTACAGATCACGGGGCTGTGTTTACGCCGCTTTAAATACGTGGCGGCTGTATGTTTAATAAAGAAAAATCGAAAACGCCTCTTATGAAAAGGGTGGTGATAGTGGGAGGGGGAGTGGCGGGGATAACGGTGGCTAAAACGCTATTGGAAGGGAAAATGCTGGCGGAAATCACAGTAGTTAACAACACGCCGCATTACTTCTCGGGGCCTAGCAGGCCGCTGATAATAACACAGGAGCAGTCCCTCGACCGCATTGTGAGGAGTTACGAAGAGGTCGCGAGGAGGGGGATCAAGGTGGTCGTTGGCACGGTTTACTCTATTGACCCAGCCAATAGAGTTGTGAAGCTGGTCGGCGGCTATACCTCAGACGGCGGCTTGAAGGAGTTGAAATACGACTACTTAGTGCTGGCCCCTGGGATAGTGCTTGACGGCTCTCAAATCACAGGATATGAGAAGTACAGGGGAAACGTCCTCAACGTCTACGACCCCGGCAGAGTACACGCCTTGAGAGAAAAGGTGTGGAAGGCCGAGAGGGGCACGGTAGTGGTGTACGCCCCAAAGGCCCCGTATAGGTGCGCCCCCGCGCCCACGGAGACCGCCCTTGCTATAGATGCCGTCCTTAGATATAGAAAAGTAAGAGACAAGTTCAGGATTATTCACATCGACGCCAACGACAAGACGCAACCCCCAGTCTTAGCAGACGTCGTGGCTGAGATTTACAAAAAACAAGGCGTTGAGCTCGTCACGGGCCAGGAAATTGTCGAAATAGGCGAGAACTACGTAGTGACTAAAAGCGGCGAGAAGTACCAATACGACATATTGGCAATGCTGGAGCCAAACAGAACGCCTAAGTTTATAACAGAGGCCGGCCTGGGAGGCAATTTTATTGACGTGAGATCTCCACAAGACCTCAGAAGTCCCAAATACGACGACGTATTAGCCGCGGGCGACGCCGCAGGCTTGCCATTCCCCAAGAACCAAGAAATTGCCTTTGAAAGCGCTTTATTCGCCGCGAACAAGATATTAGAAATGGAAGGCCTCAGCTACAGAGCCTCTGTGCAATACGCCTTCCTCGGCTGGGCCTATGTGGGGAACCCAGAGGGCCGACTTGAAACTCTCTCTGTAATGTTCGGCCTAGACTTCACCTCCCAGCCGCCGAAGCCAACAAAGGATCCACAGCCCAAGAGGGAATACACCGAGAGAAAAGACGCTTGGGAGCAGAGCTACCTCAAAAACCTATTCGGCTACTAACTTTTTGCTTATACCCTAGACTCTGTCACCTAGTTTTTCATCGCACGTTATATCAGCAAGGGAGACCTAAGTCACCGCTCCACAGGGTGTGTTTTCATCACCATATATTTATCTACGAGCTGGCATATATCTGTAAAGGTTGCCGTGGGAGAGCGGCGAAATCCCCTTAAACCCATTCCGCACAGCGCCTCGCTTTATGCGCATAAAGAGGGCGCGGGTGGGGCGGCCGCGCGCAGTGGGCCTTATCCAGCCCCTTTGTTCCACGCCGTTAGAACAACTGTTCTTAACCTACACGGCGTAATTGCTCCGCATAGCTTGGGGAGGGGCTATTGTCAAAATGCCGTCACTGGCCGGGAGCGGCTTTCGGAGTCCAGCTAGACGCGTCTTTGTATGATAACATTTCAATTACGTAGGCAATAAGCCCCAAGACCCCTGCTAAAATGTTGAGGTAGGGGATGAGGAGGATAATGACAGTCACCAGATACATTATCCACGACGTGCGAAACAGCGGGAGGCCTGTGTATTTATTCATGTAGTTGAGGAATAGTATTTTAAAGACGAATAAGACAATGCCAAAGGCCAGGAGGAGGTACTGCAAAATCACTAACGGGAGCGCTACCGCCATCGCGCCCGCCATCCCTGCCCAGGAGGGAATGCCGGTTGCGATCATGGCGAGCAGGGCGTTTGGAAATACTACAGCGGCGCCCAGATACGCCACTGCTAATATGGCGTAGATAATCGGCCCCCATGCCATCCACCATGCCCATTTAATGCCCAGTCTGTGAAGCGCCATATAGCCCTTGAAATGGAATTTGAAGAATATCACCAGGGCCGCCACCATAAGGGCCAGCCCTCCGCCTATGACAGCCGCCATCACAGTGAAAATATTTACTGAGGGCCTGCCGGGGAAGGGCATCAGGAGTGAAGACAGAAGGGCAAATAATAGAACGAAGTAAGCTATCATCCCCGCGATCATTGTGATTAACATGTAGAGATACCCCTTGTATAATACGTTATTTGCCTCTTGGAAATTCATATTATTCAATTGGGAGGAATATTTATTCTTTACTCCAAAAGTATCTGTGTTGCTTTATTAGCGTTAAATTCGCCTAACAAAAGCCCTCTCAAGGCGTCGTGGGGCAATTAGCCAAGTCGGGCAACTTGTCCTCTTTCACGTCGGGGGATCCAGTTTAGGGCCTCTGTATGACGCCTTTCGCAGGGCGGCGCTAAAGGCCGTAAGTACGCAGTTCCTCACATCCGGCGCGTGCAGTTAGCGTCTTTTAGAAACGGCCATAGATGCCGCCGTAATAAGGCGGCCTGCGGGCAACGGCGATAGAGGGAATATATAGGCCGGTAGGCAGGCGCCTCTTATAGGCTGGGATGCGTTGGGAGCGCGGCAGGCCGGGCCGTCAGCGCTTTTAATTCTCACCTTGTAGAGCTCCGCGCGCTGAGCCCCTCTAGGCATTCCTTTTCCACAGGGCCCAGCCTTGACGGGACTATGAACACCGCAGGCCCTTCTAAATCGCTACGTGCAATCTCGCCCAGAGTAGCGTATACGGCAGAGCCTCCCCAGCCCACTTTGTACACTACCACTATGGGCAAGTCCTCTTTAAACAAGCCCCTCCCAACTCTCTCTTCTAGTTGTAACAAAACTTCGGCGCCCTCTCTAGGGGGCATAAATCTCCCGTCTTCTCTGACGTCCAGAAGTAACAGCGTGTGAAGACCTCTTTGCAAGTTCTGTTCCACGAGGTCGTATGGCCTGGTGGAGTAAACCCCCCCTCTTGGGTAGGTCACAGTGGCCACTCCCCCCAATTTATATATTGAGAGGCAACTTAATGAAAATGCGGCACATATAATTGAAACGCCGGGCACCACCTCCACTCTGTACCCCCGCCTCCTCGCCAGAGCCAGTATTGCGGCATGGGCCGTGGCCAACATGGGATCGCCCCCAGTTACTAACACGGCCCTTTTCCCCTCTTTTAGGCACTCAAATATCTTCCGCCCGGAGTGATCTTCTAAATCCGCCCTGGTGAGCCTGATGGGCTCCCCCCTGGCCAGTCTCCTCAGCGCCTCCACGTCGAGGGGGGCCGTGTAGTCTTCATAAAATACACAGTCGGCGTTTTTTATCGCCTCAGCCGCGGCCTCTGTCACATAGCCCCGCCCAGGGCCGAGCCCGACTAATGAAAGCACATCTTGACAAAGTTTTTATATTTTTAATATGTAAAGGTCGGAATGTACGCCGTAGCTAGGCTACACGGCTATAGAGAAGAGGCGGGATTTAAGGCGTGGGTAGGGGCGGATCTGGCCAAGGCCTTGGGGATTAGAGTAGGCGACGGCGTGAGAGTTGAGAGTAAGAGTGGAGTCTCATCGGCGCGTGTGGCCGGGGTTAGCGAGGAAATTAGGGCTGGGGTCTTACTTACCCTTGACGTCTATATGGCTGTGAGCGGCTTTCGGACAGTTCTCCTGAAGAAGCTGAATAGAGTTTATGAGGCGGAGTCGGCGGCTATTGGCATTGAGTCCATGCGCGTGCTAGATGCGGAACAGCTCATGAGGCTTATAAATATCGTCGTCGCCTATAGAGTGCCCGTATTTACCAACTTCACCGGGTTTCTCCAGACTGACGACGGAGCTTGGGTTAAGCTGATAATTAAGGGGGTCTCCCCTAGAGAGCCCGCCTATCTCTCCAAGGAGACTAAAATATGGATTAGGTAGTCAGTACGACTGAATTCTCCCGAAGTCGAATTTCAACAAGAGGAGCGGATCTGTGAAGTTTTTCAGCGAGGAAATTCTTTCGAGAAGTCTCGAGGCAAGGGCACCGCTTTTGTACATCTCCGCGGCCTTCTGGGGGCCGTGTCTCTCCACAATGCTGTTTAATTCATCTCTTATTAGGTATTCGGCTATTTGCTCAACGCCGGCCACTTCGCCGTTTCTAATTAAATTTGCAATGACAAAGAGACGTAGCTCTGTCAAGTTTATTTTCTTCAGCACCTCTTCCAAGGCGCTGTTCCATTTTACTGACTGAGTAGCTTTTTTAAACTCCTCCTCTGAAAAAACAAGCCTAACCCTCTGGTTCCACTTAAGTTTCCACAAATTAAACCACTCGTTGGCTATATCCCACAGCTTGTTCCACATTTTCTCAACATACATACACAGGCGTAGCCGCGCGTTGTTCTCTGAAAACCTCTTCCAGTTATATATACCCGCCCTCGTAGCTAAATAGTGCATGAAGTCTCTAAATACAAATTCCCTTATGGCATCTAACTCCCCCCTCGGCATGTCCCCAAAGTGTTCTCTCACCAACTCGCTCAGCATTGAATCTACGGCCGCTGCAGCGGCGTCGAAGTCGCAATAGTAATAACCCATGGATAGAATCCAATTCCATATTTAAAGACTTAACTCTCCCACATGGCCAGGGCCTCGCCGGCGGCTCTCAAAGCCGCGGCGTGCGCGGAGAGGTGTCTGCTCTTTGAGAGAAAGTAAACATATGCCTTTCTCAAAGCCGAGAAATCCACTTCAAATTTTACGTCGTAAACTATGTCGAGAAGCACTAAGCCTTCAGCCGGGGCGCTGGGGACGGCGCCAGGCCTGGGCTTTTTTAACAAATCGGCTAAATCGTCGACGCTTAACACTCCCCTCCCAGCCGCCAACAAGGCC
It encodes the following:
- a CDS encoding molybdopterin-binding protein — translated: MYAVARLHGYREEAGFKAWVGADLAKALGIRVGDGVRVESKSGVSSARVAGVSEEIRAGVLLTLDVYMAVSGFRTVLLKKLNRVYEAESAAIGIESMRVLDAEQLMRLINIVVAYRVPVFTNFTGFLQTDDGAWVKLIIKGVSPREPAYLSKETKIWIR
- the dph5 gene encoding diphthine synthase, encoding MLSLVGLGPGRGYVTEAAAEAIKNADCVFYEDYTAPLDVEALRRLARGEPIRLTRADLEDHSGRKIFECLKEGKRAVLVTGGDPMLATAHAAILALARRRGYRVEVVPGVSIICAAFSLSCLSIYKLGGVATVTYPRGGVYSTRPYDLVEQNLQRGLHTLLLLDVREDGRFMPPREGAEVLLQLEERVGRGLFKEDLPIVVVYKVGWGGSAVYATLGEIARSDLEGPAVFIVPSRLGPVEKECLEGLSARSSTR